ACTTTGATGATCAATGCAGTACcgcaaaattcatattttaaatagataATGGAATCAAAGCAATTCCTTTATgggttttattataaattaataggtACTGTTTTATGTGTAATATTCTGTACCAGCTTGTTCCTCGTTTGTTCAGTTTCTGTGGTTATATTGAAGAAGAAGGTTTAAGGGAATTTTTCGTTTTTAGTTCTTACCTTTCCAAATGGGGAAACTAACTGGTGAAGTGCTGTTATTCTATCTCCTAGCTTCTCTTTTCTCACCTGGAAAAGATAGATTTAGCAGAAACATACAGGGAAAAAAAATTTCAGCACATACTCAATAATGTTAATTGTTTATGTTGCTGTTTTTGACCCTTTAATAATGTGGTAGCAAGTAATAGCTGAAAAAGAAATACGACATGCTTGAAATTAGACAATAAAGAGAAAGTGAGATAGCAAACAAAGAAAGATTCTGTGTTACCTTTAGAGGTGGTTGGCTTGAAGTTGAAGATGGCTGAACCCTAGCCTTCTTGAACCGCCCACCTGCGACTATGCTATTACACTTTTGCCAAAggacaaaaaaaagaagaaaaagaagaaatgagAAAACCCAGAGAATAAACGAAGGCAATTTTGTCTGCCAAATAAATGCAAGGCAGCAACGGCAGCAAAACAGAAGGGTTGTTtagttttttgtttttctcttttttaccTTAGAAGAATGATCTAAACCAGGTTGATTAACAGTTGTTTCATGATCTGCCGCTTTGTAGGAAGACAAATCTATCATGTTACTACTTAAGCTAGTAATACAAGATCTAGGAGGGGAAACTGGCATGATTTGGGACCAAGCAGCTGCTGATGCTTGAAATTCATCATTGCCATGACCGAATATGTTGCTATTTTGAGTACCCTCTTGCTTTACGTCAACAACCGAAGGAACCCTTGGCGATGGGTTTAGGATTTGGCTTTCCCAAATTTCCAACTTTTTAGGCTGATAATGACTTGGTCCAAACCTTTCTTCTTCACCAGATAATCCTCCCCTACCCAACCACAATCATTACTTTATCAATTGCATTAGATTATATATGTGCTACACAAAGCTATCTTATTACCTAAGGTAACCAAACACaagcaaaataaagaaaaatattcgCGGATATATCAGAGAATTGCAAGAGGGAGAGATTCAATTTGTAAACAgcactaataaaataaaaaggaataacTGTCGTGAAAACCAGAAGTTGATATAGTTTgagaaagcttttttttttttaaaggtaaaGGCAAAAGATAACTGTAAACTAAGAGACCAAAGAAGTACGATTATGGATCAAGAAGCCCATGAAATTAGATTAAAGAGAGAGCAAAGCTGTAGCAGTAAGagtaacatgaaaaaaaaaaagtagagacGAAGTGGAGAGAGCTCACAGGAGTAGTTGGCTCCATGACTGTAGTGGTGGAAGCTCTTGATAATGATGATCAGGCAAAGAAGTAGGAAGAAGAGAAGTAGAAGTTCCAAGAACATACTGAGGGGGAAAGAGAGATGGGGTTATTGGAGTTAACAGATTAGAAGAATGCTGTTGCGAAGGTGGAACCATGCTAGGGTTTCCAGCTGCCATCATTTGTTTGCTTAATCGcactgttgttgttgttgttgatgatgatgatgagctGGCTACTCCAATTTTCATATGCCTCTTTGATCCTTCAAATTAAAAAGAAGCTCACCCCCACAACCAACAatactttttttctctttttacttTCTCTATGATCACTTTCCAAAGTTTCCTTTTGTTGATGCACTCAAACCAAACAGGCCACTTGCTTTGCTAAACTCATTTATATAAAGAACCATCTTCCTTCCCTGTTTGGCTTCTCAGAAAAAAAAGGTGAGTCTATGGCATTGAAAGAAATTTTGATATCAAGGATGGGGTTTCTGTGATTTCCATTTGTTTCCTCCCTTCcctttccctttcttcttttatattctttGGCTTTGCTAAGCTTTTTGCTTTATTATAAAGTGGGGCAGAAAAGCTGGTGGCCAGTATTTTCAGTCCTCAAAGCCTTAAACTATTTCCCACTaccacctttttttttatttggtgtgTTACCTTGGGAATTTTGTTTTTGTGGGGGGTCTTTGTAGGTTAAGGTGTATATATGATGCTTTTCTTAATGTCATCCAGTAATAAgtattacttaaattttatttaattaaattttgtatttaatacATCAGTTTATTGAATTTTAGATAGTAATGCATTActtatatttgtttattatttgaaTGACAATTAATCGATGTTTAGTGATTGTATCATACTTTTTTCTATTATTGTGTAATCATTCCAGTCACAAAAGCAAAACTAACACTTAGTCAGCAGTATCAACCCTAAACCCGTAAATTCTAATAATTGATCTACTATTGGTATCAAAATAcctttctcttattttattgtttggGATTTTATTATCAGGGGCTGCTTGCTTCCTCTTTCGTATGCACAtggatatacatatataaatatttatagagagAGAGATGATACTTATTCTGTATCAATTTCATCAACAAATTTTCAGCCTAACGGATGATTACCATAAATTTCTAGGAGCTATATGGAATATGGACAAGTGTCCACTATATaagatatatttaaaaaaaaaaactcggaATGCTTTTTTCTACAATATTAAGGTAGGGAATGGAGGTAAAGTTTAAATTCGTGCCAATTGAGTGTCGATAAGAATTTTAACTATTGTTCCATTCAAATCAAGACAAAAGGATTTGAATGTTAACGTATAATATTTGAAGTAATATCTAAAATTTGGATCAATAAAATAACCGACAAATCTTAGAAACTTTTTAGGGAAATCATAATTGAATTATAAGCTCTtgataaatcaaaatataatttatcatgtattaatttataatttcttatttttaaagggattaaataatttttttatggtgtgaaaatataattttatcatatattaatttataattcaaattgaattacatttttatttaaagaGGTCAAAACGCCCCTTCAATTTTATCTTTGAATAGAATGTTTTGTGATGAAATAATTAACATAGACGAAAATAAGTTTACCATGAATACGTATATACAGATAGGCGCACTTGGGGTAAACTCGTTTTTTATTATAATCAATATAGACAAGAAGGTCAATTCCTATCTATGGTATGGTGAAAGAATGTGTGTAATAAGTAATGTATAGGAAATtgagaatctttttttttttaataaagacaACACATGCAATGCTTTAAACTGTACAATACATAGATTTTAGGACTGATCCAACATCAATGAAACCTACCATTTGAATACccaattattctaaaaaatacgCTTGTTAAACCTAATTTACTTGCTCTATTTTTAGCATATCGAATTTTGAACAACACTAACCTCAAATGTCCTCTGTGAAATAttgctatatatacatatactaagaCAGTTGGGGGGTTCCCAGTTTTCACTTTTCAGTCATGTAAGCTTGCTATCAACGAAATCAACCAGTGGTTGACCATAATTAACCACTGCTGTTTTTTAACCCCCAGTGCTTCACTTTCCAATGTTGTTCCTAATTTTAGTGCCGTACAATCACTTACCAATTCTTTAATACTAGATTCTCAATTTCACTCGTAAAATAAGATTACAAACTACTTTATGGAATGGGAACGTGGGCTTAAAATAACAATATCAATGTCTTCTTCAACTTTTATACTGGAAAGGTTGTCCGAAGAACGTAACTGTTTGTCCAATGGATAACAttcatgtctttttttttttttcatagtctaaaaataataaaggggATTGGTgggtttctattaaaactatGGACTGTGTTGCTTTAGCTGTTAgagatatttttaatgaaatgatGGAATTGTCATTTTCAGAACTATGCTGGGTTTGAATTGTGACTTAAAGAGTCTAAACTCTAAACTTTGTTGAATAAAGACAGGCAAAATTATAGCTGTTCGTTACTGAATCAGACATACAGGTTCTAATTTAGACGATAGATTTGATTTTAGgggtttgaaatttttattttcaattatgcTTTATTAAATAAAGTGaagtgaaaatttaaaatatcagaTTAAAAGTCCAATTCAAGTAAAGTTAGATTTCAGGAACCGGAACTCAAGCATCCGATCGTGTGTGGCGTGGATACCTACCCCTTTATTGCCCAAATAGGTTGGTCCAATTGGTAATTTGCGAAAGTAGCTTTTTGTTCAATTATCAATTAGGCTTCAGTATTTATAAAAAACCATTTTAAGAGTAAAAATGTAGAATTCAGCAACAAAAACTTTTTGTTCTTTATAATGGAACTTATAgaaaaaagatgtaaaagttTAAACCAACAAAAAGAAAATGCGAAACACATTGATGGCCGCAAGTCGAATAGCATACGACCAAAAGGGTTGGGTTGACCCCACAGCTTTGCCAATCAAATCAGGGCCCTATTAAGCTTGTGAGCCTCACTCTTTTGTTCCATGCCCATGCCTTTTACCAGGTGACTCGCTGGGACAGCTACAAGGGCCCCGCCTAGTCAGTTCACACATATTTTGAATGTTAAAACTTAAAAtccttcatatatatatatatataaatttatatccaTTTTAGGGTACCACTCCACCATATATGtcgtgtttttttaaaattaaaaaatcaatattgTAAGAACATAATGAGCTTTTTATACTGaatttgttttattgaaaataattttttttcaatttggaaAAAATTgtcaaacataaaaattattttgcaCAAAATTATCCAAACacttttttaaaactattttcgATAAATGAAAATATTGTAATGAAGAAGAACTGGTTAAAGGACTGGTTTTTAAATAATTGGCAGAAAATGTGGGCCTAAACGGGCCTCGTTAAATCCTGAAACAAAATGGGCCTCTTAGCCTTCCGAATAGCTACAACATTTCAATTAGGTTGAGTTTTAATTTTCGATCCAAATCATTTTGAGTGTATTTTTCAACATTACAATAatctatatataattatatatatactatagctagattttaaaataaaaaataaaattttacttatgTGTCATAATTCACTGCTTGCCACATGTACATATCTCTATAAATTACCATAATTTTATAGTTTGAAGTTGAAAGCCAtagttatataaaaaatttactgaaattcaatttaatGGAATAATATCatatttggtacttgaattttatCAAATCTTCTAATGTAGTACATCTACTTTGAAAGTCTATTTTGATAGTTGTACTTTTATATTGTTTATCTATGTAATACTGTTAATTTTTGACATACCAAAACATGTGGCTGTATTGTAAAATGTCACGtgtcattttttatttcaaataatataGTGGATCATAAATTAAataatccaatttttttttttaatcttcctAAATCTAAGAAAAACAACCGCATTATTTCTAAGTGGTCTTAGATTTTTTAatcttccctttttatttatcgaaaacaaacaataattattaaataaaaaattcaggaGCTTATATGGATGGATAAATTGAATATTGTGCCTAATGAAGTTAAAACATTGCATTTTACAAATTgtaaaacatttaattgtttcagtAAATGTTActcatttttttatagtttatttataagttcaaattttgttatttttttatttatgtaatcaTATGTAATGACCTTACATattgtatttataaaaaaaacatattaaactacaaaactataaaaatagaaaataattgaaaaatgataaagtttctacacaattataaaatgattttagtTGTAGAATTAAACAAGTTAAAAGAtccttaaatttttattgaacgttaaaaaaaaaaggttgacaCTATTAAactttcaataattaaaaaaacaactaATTAGGgtgttttattaataaaaattattattgaataatttgaaCGTTAACAAAGATTAATATAATTGATAGAAACCGACATATGACATATTGATCTGGTaaaatgttcaaataatttgagttttgtattatttatagtAGGTTTTAGAAATtctataagaagaagaaataagACTTGCAATCTAGATGACATTTATAAATTTGTAtggttttatgatttttaataattatttatattttgtaatatttttataatactttgaatcatgtctaaaataaatttggataaataattgtttaaatttatttgaatttgaatgtgtatttgatgtgattttttttaataatttttatatttgttgaCATTTATTGTTATGGAGGATTCCATATAAGTTTTTTTAAGAGCTTAATTTAACTTTTTATCAACTTACCTAaaggttttttttgggggggggtgattaaataaattataacacAAAAGGATAAGAAGTGAATATAAAGatacatataattttattttgaagataaaagatttatttaatatgaattattaagaaattataatttatatacgaGGTATAACAACGTAAATATAATAATGATACATGGAATAAGATGACCCAAAACACAAATGAAGATTACAAATTATTGGTTTCTCTACATCAAAGATTGAGGGTTATATTTGGCTACAGGCCATTCCCCATTTATACCCAAACATGATTGTGGTGCAAGAAGACAAAATCAGCAGCTCATTAATTTTTACTCCTCCTATCTCTGTTTTAGCAATTTCACCAAACATAACAAGTTTCTCTGAGAGCACCTCATTCCTTGTTTGTAGTGAAAGAAAAACTGGCCGGCCCCCCAGCACCTTatcattatatgtttttaatcTTTTCCGCACTTACTTGCTAGCATTTCAGTCTATTTCAGGGATGGGGTTTAGGTCTAATAAGCACCATAAACTGATTAGTCCAGACCTTGTAGGCTTGTCTGTTCTGCAACTATGAAATTCTAGGCTCTTTTTCTTGTAACATTCAACTTGTCCTGCTACTCCCCCAACACCCCAAACATTAACATTGTATTCGTGcatttgtgttttgttttgtatAAAATTTCAGTAAGTTGAATAATTGCTGGTGTTGtgttttatattttcaattcCAAGATTACCAATTCTACCATATTGACGTGTAATCGATATGTGATGGAAAATTCCGTCCATGAAAGATCATTTTGAGTTATCGCATTTCACCATTTGTTGATGAGGTCGGTAGCAGAAGAGACAAAGAAAAACAGCCAAAGCCATGTCATATTGGGGAAAATGAATTGGTGGGATTTGGGTATTCCATATCTAACCCAATTTTAAGGTTAGATTCTCTCGTAAAAGATTTATTCAATACCCAAATAATGTAGAGGTAGGTGCTTTTGTCACTATTCTCTTCCAACTTTATCCCACACGCTACTTACTCACCACAAACATGTTACAGCAAAGAGAAACAGGGATGGAATAGGAGCAGAGAAGAAGAAATATCAGCcatattttggttttgttttttcaTACCCAATTTGCCGGTTATTACATTCTGCGGATGTTAGATTTACATGGGGTTCTCATGCTATAATTATTACACACCTAAAAACTAATTTATTTGGAAGTTGACACTATCCGATAATGCAATCCGTATATGTGGTTTATTTTGGCTGTAGTACATATATGTGTGCATGTATAAAATGTAGATTCCAGAGCTTCCATTTTCAGTCTGCAACTGAGATTAGGTTTCCATCGTTATCATAGTTTTAAGAACCCAAAGGGAATAAACACAATATCTCATTTAAAACTTTTAACCACTTTCCTCAATATTCCTTGCATGGGTTTCGTTGTTTGGTTTTTGTCATATAATATTTGATTGATTTTGCCATATCAAATGGTCAAAGTGTTATCAACATGGGTAAAGCAGAATATGTTGATGATCAATTCCCAAACCCTTTCTGTTACATTTTCATACGATTGGTCCAATCCATCTGCAAAAAATATTCCCAGATTTTAATGCATGACAGATCCATGTTTTTAATTTCCTATAATAATTCCTGATAGCTACCCCTCACCGGTGCCGTCTTTAATATGAAACTTAAGACCTTGCAAAtccttttcccttctttttttctttctttttccatttaaTTGGCTGCTTGTGTAGCAGATATTAgtctaaaatctaaaattttgaaacctTTTCTCTTATGAAAAATTCCATGTATATTTGTTTCTGTCATGCAGTGTAATTAGGTTCACATCATTATCTTTGAAAATTAATGAGTAAACATGTTAGATCCAAACTGTCacttatgttttatgaaatgtcATTTTGCTTAGCTTTCATTTAACAGCAATTTAATTAcgttttttttttcctcttcatGAAAGTTCCCTTCTCTTAATCTAGTTAGTGTTGCTTCATAAacaccccccccccccaaaaaaaaagaaagaaagaaaatttcatGGTCCAGGACAGGGTCATGAATATAGAGCTTTTGTCCCTCCCTGttgatttatttttgttgaaTTATGGTAGAAATACTTAAACATCTTACATTTCCTGCTAGTCACTTCCAAGGACCCTACCCTTATATCGTTATCGATGAGGTGTTTGCTACTGAGTTAAGACACTTGCACCCTTAATTGAATGgtttatatatgtgtgtataaacAGCTAGGTCCTCACCAATAATTCAGTTCTATCCTTAGCTGCAGTGATTATGGAAAATGAAGAGCACATGTAATATAATCAATCTTGTAGGCTCAACGAAGGAAATGCACGTCTGTTTgaaaaacc
The genomic region above belongs to Gossypium hirsutum isolate 1008001.06 chromosome D05, Gossypium_hirsutum_v2.1, whole genome shotgun sequence and contains:
- the LOC121203156 gene encoding transcription factor bHLH68, which gives rise to MKIGVASSSSSSTTTTTVRLSKQMMAAGNPSMVPPSQQHSSNLLTPITPSLFPPQYVLGTSTSLLPTSLPDHHYQELPPLQSWSQLLLGGLSGEEERFGPSHYQPKKLEIWESQILNPSPRVPSVVDVKQEGTQNSNIFGHGNDEFQASAAAWSQIMPVSPPRSCITSLSSNMIDLSSYKAADHETTVNQPGLDHSSKCNSIVAGGRFKKARVQPSSTSSQPPLKVRKEKLGDRITALHQLVSPFGKTDTASVLLEVIGYIRFLQDQIEVLSSPYLGTASPGVTNQQSEKPKSLRSRGLCLVPVSFTHPVESDCNGADYWAPAFAGAGSF